Within Trichoderma atroviride chromosome 2, complete sequence, the genomic segment TGACGAGATTTGTCAACATCCGGTCGATCAAGGAGGAGTTTGCGACTACGACAAAGGTACTGTATCCTAGCAATGAGGTCTAAGTAGGGGTTACCCAAACTCTACTTGATATATACTGTATATAATAGGGGTTAAACTTGATGGATGGCGTTGTCTCTTTTTAGTATTGTTACTTATGTTATTGGCATTAGATGAAAGGGAGGATGTTTAGCATCAAGTATGGACTTGAATTTCACTGCTTTATTCAGCCAAGCGTATGCTGAGATGGAGGTCATACTTTCTCCCTTTCATTTACCCCAATTGGGCCACATAAAACCTCCAGTAGATGGAGAGTGCACCTTACGTAGCCttttgaaaaaaaagccaattGAATATGGCTTGATTGTATTCGAGCTGCGCCTTGTTGTGAAAATCTTATTTCGTGTATAATGCTCAGCCGCGTGGCTGCCGATATCACACGAGTAATTACTAGGCCTAGCAGGTGGTGGTTTTGTAAATTTCAATAGTACGGCGTATGACTCAAAGAAGCTAAACAAGATTGTGTAAGAATAATACGGTTCATAAGATTAAAACAACTTAGAATCTTAGTAAAAAGCTTGGCATTGCGGATCGGCCACAAGGCAAAATCATAAAAATAAGGTACGCGTCTCGTCTCCTCCAAAGTGTGCCATCCTCTTCGTATAAACGAGGCTTGCTCCGAGCTGGACAGACCCATCCAGACAAGGGCCTCACAGCAGAGTACGGGCGCCATGTTGGCTATTCCAAACGTCCGGATGAtccgagctgctgctacagcaGATAAATCCGAGACGAGAAGAGCCATTTAGCCATGAATTACATGTTACTGACGATTCGTTTGAGGCGCAGCTCTCAGGGAGAAGTATAAGTCAACGCTGAGTggtcctcgtcttctccccCAAAATCATCCCACTTAATATTCCGCACAGTCCGGGGGGAATCTAGGCTTGCCGAGTTGCCGTTGTGGAGAGGGTTGCACCTTATATGCCGGTACCTTGACAGTACCGACTTTAATTCACGGCGGTGTTGGGGGCGAGAGCACATGCTGAGCTTTGATGcagcttttctctctgttcaACCAAGTCATGACAGGCTGTGAGACTTACAACGTGAGACACACTAAGCGATGGTGTTAAAAGATTTGTTCAAACTGTGACGTGACATTCCTGCAAGCCACAACTCCCAGCTCAATGGGCTGCTCTGGCTTAGTATAGCTGGAATCCCACGCAGATTTCTAGAACTCGCTTGCTTATCTCCCTTGTCTTCTCTAGCGCAAACGCCGGTACTGAGTGGCGCGAACCCACCACCCTCCCATTTACATACAGAGAGGGGACCTGACGATGCAGCCGAAATAGCGGCCCCTTGGAGAGAACAAGTTTTTTTGCCACTGGACACGCGAGCTCGTCCAACGTGGGTTGCTCAAACCCCGGAGAAGCTATGGGGAAAAAGTGGATGGCAACAGAGAGGGTCTGTTGGTCTGTGCAGATGTCATCAAAGCCTTGCTCTGTGAGGCTTTTGgcgaagagacaaagaaggtACACGATACGAAAAGACACACAAGCATGTGCCATGTAATGTAAACTGCCAGGACTGGACGCAAACAGCCACGGAGAGCGCCATGGCGTTGGGGACACCAGTCAATGCCACGCCCAGCACGGGCAATGGCCAGCCATGGCAAACGGCTTTTTGTGTACGAGCACATGTAATTTGGCTCCCCCCATGGTCCCTTAGCCGCTTATACATGGTCGGAAGGGCACGAGGGCACGAGACTCACCGGCGAGGTCTAACAGGATGAAACGGCCCCAGCGAGGGATAAAAGGCAGTAAAACAGGCTGGAGACGGAGAAGGAGACAGACAAGAGGCCAAGATTTGCGGCACAGAGAGCTTGCATTGGCGTCTGCTCCCAGGGTCGAGGCTCACCACATGGGCCCGTCCGCGCCGCTGATTCGTCGGCTCGGCGGCGACACCATGGGGAGCACGCGACCATTTTCTCGATGATGCTTGGTCAATTGGCAGAGGCACGTTTTCGTCGACTTTGTTGTCTTGGGAGCCCTTGAGCGCGGGTTTGCCTGGGGGGAAATGGCGTCTGCTCGCTTCTCTGGTTCTCAGTGATTTCTGTAGTGTAGCGCTTCGGGTAGGGGACATGGCCTTAtcaggagagagaaaggccGCCTTAGTGAAATAGTGAGAGGCTGCCATGAGCAAAGCGGATTTCCCATCCTCCCTTTTCTTACGCTCGcctgtttctctcttccttcttttccatctctcttgCTTggagtcttcttcttcccatcttCCGTATCCCGCGGACAATTGCTTCTGGCCCTTGCTGTCGCTCTTCCAGGGTGCGTAAGTGGTCTCGTGCCGCCGACTTTGCCTTGTGAATCGACCGTGATACAAGCCAAAATCGACCACCAAATATCCAACCCCTATACATAATAAAACGGGCTTTCCTTTTACACAGCATCCTCGATCGGGAAAAGGAGATAGACGCACACAAAAAACCTTTCTTAATTCTCACACGACCGCAGTCCcgctagaaaaaaaaaatacgcCCGCGAGACAAGCAGACGCAGCCAAGGCCGGtctgcaacaccaccaaAGGCTCCAGCCATAGCTTATCTTGCCAAACCACCCAGCTGCATCAAACCCTTGCATCGACCGCACCCCGAATTCTCGGTCTTAGCTGCCGTTCCCTCCTGTCCACGCACACGGCGCCCGCGGACTCGGTGCGCTGTTTCTAAACccatcttgttttttttcttctccatattGGTGGGTAGTGTGCCGCTGTCGTCACCATCTAGGCTTCGACTTACAGCAAAAGACTTAGTGCCGGAAAAAAGGCCTTCTGGCTGCGCCTCACCAGGTGCCGCGTACCACTCCGGCAAAGCAGCTTGCCATACGGCCCTGCCGTGGGCTTCAGGTTCGCGTGTTAGTGGGTTGCGAGCAAATCAGCCTGAGACCACTACGGAACCGTGCGATTGCGGATCGCGGAGTGTGACCGATAGCCTGAGGACTAATCCCAGATACCGATTGTGCATGCAAGCTTGGCTTTCCCAGGCCCGGCATTGTTGGTAGTCTGCATCAAAGCAGGTCCTGCTTACACAGAGCACTTGTCGTTGAGGGCAGGCAGTACCTCGAGGGTACTTAATCCCAAGTGGTTGCCATGCCTCGTCCAACACTTCCCCCTACTCCTGGCTCGTCGTCCGATATCAGGGGCAAGGATGGCATCCAGcagctctcctctctccaaCTAGCCTTTGAGCTGCCCCCGCCGGCCATTCacgatgccgatgcctcACGCATCTCACCAGTCGACTCCAAGCGCTCGCCCACAAGCCTAGGCCTGGACACTGCCACATCGCCCAAGACGCGTTATCCCATGCAGGCGGCCGAGACGGTCAAGTCCCGAAGACGCTCGTCCGCCGCAACAAAtaaagaggccaaggagaccACGTTTGCCCTGCCCCCTCCCCCCACGCGCTCCAGGAAGATTATCCAGATGAAGCCCCGAAGCCAGGAATCCAGCGGGAGCTCGGCTTCCACAAAGGAAACGGCCAAGGCGGGCGgcaaggcggcggccagcagcgccaagaaCTCGGCTCCCGGCTCCGAATCCGGGGCCGGCGCCGGGAGTGCCTCGGCCAGGAGCgaatcgaagaagaagcagcccagCGCAACCAGCGCTGCCGGGCGCAAAATCGCAAGAAAGACTGCCCATAGCCTGATTGAGAGGCGAAGACGGAGCAAGATGAATGAGGAGTTTGCACTGCTGAAGAGCATGATCCCGGCGTGCACCGGCGAGATGCACAAGCTGGCCATTTTACAGGTTCGCTATTCCCATGCCCGCCCCCCAATATATATCGGCAGTCCGCAAAACTTGCCCACGAATAGCGAGTCGTACGATACGCAGCGTAATTGGGTACATCCAACTGACAAATTATCAGGCTTCGATCGAGTATGTCCGCTACCTAGAGGACTGCGTCGCCAAGTTAAAGGCCCAGCAAGAACAGTCTCTGCAGAACCAGCCAGAGGCTTCACATAGCCCCCCTACCTCCTATTCGCGAATTCCACCCAACCTTCCGGGAAGATCCGTCCGCAGATGTCGAAATGACTGATTCCGAGGCTCCATCTCCCATCTTTGCTCCCCAACGGCCTTCAGTCTCACCTGCGCTCTACGCTCAGGACTctcggcatcgccagcaCTCATACTCGTCGGTTTCCACCGACCAGAGACACTACAGCTACAGTGGGTCAACCACAACATCTCCCGCCTTTGGGCCTCAGACGTTTgtcaacaacaacattgcGTCTTACACGCACAGCAGCACTTCTGCTTCTGGGTCAACGTTGACGAGTCCCGCGTTACTTCCGCAGAGTGACCTCGACCAAGAGGCTACTGCGGCGTTGTTGATGCTCAATAGCGACAGGCGGGGGACGACGAGTAGCAACAATAACGGACGAGCACTGTCTGTGCGAGATTTGTTAAGCTCATAGTTGCTTGCCGTCCCTCAGCTGTCATGAGCGATGACACTATTaatctcttttcttctttactcCTTGATTTCCCttgatttcttcttataCCTTATCAATTTTCATGTCAGAAGCAAACCCCTGTACGggtaaacttaaaaaatgGAGTCTGTGATGGGTTTGTGGAGTTTAGAGGCTTATAATTCAGGCAAATGATGACAATTTAGAGGAATTTCATCATTGATTGTTTCATCTTTTATTGCATTTcattattttatttatacaTGGACTGGATATACGAATAACAAAACGTGCGACGGGAACACAAACGCACTGGATTTTCGGCTCTGGGAAGAGATACCACTCAGGGAAGCTATTGTAGGGTATATTGCTATTTTAATTTTCAAGCAAGTGTGAAGTAAAAGTTACAATTCAAATTATGATTCTCCCGAAATTGAACGCCTCTGAAAAGTTTTTTTATGTATTGTCCTCTTTATACTGTATGCGTTAGTATTGGATTTTtcgtctctttctctttcttcggcATGCCTACctattaagcttttaatcTCTCGCTTCCGGCAAGATCATCGTTTGCATCCTTGACGAGGAAACTGTTGGGTGAATTGAGTTAGCAACGTATTTCGTACTACAGAATAAAGAGTGCACTGCTACGTAGCTCAAAACTTACTTGTACCACAGAACAGTCGGCCCAATCGTCATTAGGTGCCACAAGCTGTGGGCATCGATGCAGCCCAACCAGGGCGGGAAATCAAACAGTTCCATGCTCATGGAAAACATGACCCATGCCACTGCGATGCTTGGCCACATGGCCCAAGTGCGGCCCAGCTTGCGGTAGCGGTGGAAACTGAACCAGCTCCAGAGGGCATTGTGgatgatgccgacgacgacgttTGCGGCCATGTTGTAGGTGTAGTCCCAGCGGAAGAGCTTCAAGTATCCGACATGGCAGGCGTACAGCAAGACGCAGAGCAGCGTCCACACGCGCAGCACCGAGCGCCGGCGCGGCGTCTTGCGGTCGAGCCGGAAGATGCGCACGACGGTGTAGTACGTCCCGTACAGGACGCTGGCGCCGGCGGCGAAGTAGTCGAGCTGCTCGGTGGCGGCAAAGTCGCGGGtgtggaagatggagctgaAGGTCCAGGCGGCGAGGCCAAAGTAGGAGAAGACCTCGTAGTAGGGGCGCATGGAGTAGTGGGCCGGGATCTGGTCGCGGATCTTCTTGAGGCCCTGCCAGTGCGCCCAGAAGTTGccgagggagaagagcacGGAGAAGGGCTCCTGCATGCCGATGAAGCGGTAAAAGGGCCATTTGCCGTGGAACTGGACGACGTTGAGGTCGGAGGCGACGCGCgaggtggtgatgatgtgtTGGCAGGTGTAGTCGCATTCGGCGGGGCAGTcccagaggaggaggcggcgggaGAGGGCTATTGGTCGTCTAATTAGCTGAGGGTTCTTGTTTTGGCTTTCCTTTTCGTTGTTTGGCGAATATCGAGCTcgagagaggagggagagtTACGAATTGGGGTTTCAGCCTTGCCAGGGCCGCAGTTTTCGATCTTGCAGACCTGTTATTCAGAGACTGGTTAGCAAAAGACTCGTCGCCAATTGCGCGGAATGTGGACATACGTCAAGACATCGTTTGAAGTCCTCCAGCTGGTCACCGACAGACGCAAGGCTGACGCCAGCAAAGAATGCCACGAGAAGCAAGATTAGGGAGATGGCGCGAGAGCTTGGTCTCCCGCCTCGTAGAGCCGCCATGTCGCCAGCATTGACGGATGAGAGTATTCTGGAAgaagtaagaagaaaaagtaagaaagagcaaaaaatATAGACACGTTAAGAAGAGGATCAACAAGACGTTTGCGCAATGTgcgccaagaaggaggggACGTGGATCAAAAAAAGGCCACGGTATAATTAGTGGAGGTTGAATCCAGGATACGGAGAGATGCCACAGCGACTTGGAGGTTTGTAAGGAAGTGCACAGAGAACGGCGGAGTTTGGGACCCAATTGGGTGCGGGTACTCGGAGGCGCTCGGAGCGGCGCTGGTAATCAAAGTACAGGTACGAACGTACACATTACGGCTTACACGGGCAAGTAGGTATATAAGATGTGAATCGCTTTCGAATCAGCTTGGAATTTCTCTTACCGAGATGCAAAAAGATGTGATTGTCTGATTGAGGAGCAGCGCATAATACGTCAATGTCCTTGGCACTCTTCTGCCTCAAATGCCAACAAATACCTACCATGAACAGCTCATAGCTGCATTTAGGCTCAAATACCAAGCAGCGCGTACCGGTACATGCTAGCTCCATGTCATGCGGCATCGCCACAACCACACATAAATCTGCAAAGACAGGCAAAGATCCCATCTTGcagcctcatcatcaccgccaaCTATTTATTGATGCACAGCCGGCCCAACATCACCATGAACCAGCGCCATTTCAACTTGTCGCACTTAAAAGCCACCCTTGCAGACTAGCGCGGGTGCCGCCGCCGGGGCCGTTCCTGGAATTGCACGTTGCCCACAGCAACCGGGcgggcgctgattggccagcgTTGTTTCGCAAACATCACCCAGGCAAAAATAAATCTTTTGGCTCTAGTTAGCTCTCTccgctctcttcatccttgaACATGCACCCCTACGCAATAGAGCTTCCAGTTTCTTGATTGCTTTTTTGTCCTCCGGACCATGAGGAAGCGGCACACATAAAGTATACTTAATCTAATTTGCGAGCAGCCTACTGTGAATTGCGCACCGAATACCATTTTTTTCTATCCCCGCTTGACCGCCGGCACGCATATCCCGACCATGGCGACGGCTGCATCGCCGACCCCAATGGCCGCCGGCCCTGTCCGGAGGGTCTCGCAGCGACAACAGGCTCTACGCCAGCCTCCCCTACGATCAGCCATGACCAGGAGCGAGAGCCAGCAGGCTCAAGCGATGCAATCCCAAAGCAACGCCAACCAGTACAACGATGACAGCTCCGAGGATGAGATTCCTGTGCCTATGAAGCTGAGCGCTCTCACCAAAGCGCTTCTCAACGATGGCCGATCTGAGGCTGCCGCCCAGGCTATGGAGCGTCCACCTTCACCACCACGAACTCGACGACGGACCAGCCAATTGGGGGCGTCAATATCATCCACGTCTGAGCGCGGAAGACACCGAGCCTCCATTGGCGGGCAAGCTCCCGAGGGCAAAACATCGAGGACCTCGAGTCCTGCCAGAGAACATGGCACAAGTCCCgtgcaaaggaaaagagtaGTAAGGCTCAGCAACACACCACAGACCCTGAGTCAGATCCAGCCTTCGAAACGGCGCTCAAGCTCCTTCTCTCGATCAACACAGCGACACCAGCAGGCTAGCCGGCCAGCCAGTAGGGATAAGTCTTCCGACGAGAAGCCAGAGCCGCCAGCAGACATCAACACACCTGCAAATGGGAATCGTGTCGTGAGGATCTCCACCAACTCTTCCGGCAGCCGTAGTAAACCAGGCTCAGCCGGTGTATCATCGGGGCGATCATTTGATCGCTCTGCCGTTGATAGGTCTGCTATAGAGGTGGATGATTACGAGCACTACGACGTTCCCGAGACTGTCGCACGTAACACGGCGGCATCTGCAGCTTACGGTAGTGTCTCACGACTTGCTTCAGCCAAAGGTCGGCTGGATGATAATGGCAACCCGCAGAGTTCGATGCGCATCAAGCGTGCCGGCAAGATCGCCGGAACATTTCTGAGCGGCCCTGCACGACGTGGAAGGCGGCGACAGAGCGAAGAGGATGCCGAGGGCGAAGGAGAAATGGATCAGTACAATCCTCACCAGGAGCAagatcaagaccaagaccaACCGATGGAGGATGTCCCAGAAGTTAATTACTACCCGGATGGGAACCGAGATTTCAACTCTGGAAGCCCTGTTAGTGCAAGTGCTTCGGCTAGAGCGCTTCACAGGAGACATTACTCGAGCATGGAGTCCCGTCCGGGATCTGGGCGGCCCTCGCCACGTGGATTTGACCCTGAACCAGAGCCGCAGCGATATCCACCcctagaaagagagagagaggatgcagaagaggaggaaataCCATACAGAAAATCGGTGCTTTATCATAATATACCCTCCAATATACCCTCGACAAGCGAAAAGGAAAACGACATCCGCTCCGCTTACAAGCGCTCGAAATCTTCCTTTGATGATCCGATGGACAAGGCCCCAGCGCGACCAATGAGCATTGATCCCGTTTTCGCCAGGCCAGCTTCACCAGAACGGAAACCACTGGCGCCAGTCGCAAACAATACTCCGCAACGACCTgctccccctcctcctcccaagATGTCTGTTATGGAGGCGGCTACTTCAGCTactggcgcagcagcaacatcaacatcaaccaaACAGCGGAGAAACGTGCTAAGAGTCAATGGAAAAACTTACACAAGACTGGACTGCCTGGGCCGTGGCGGCAGTGCCAAGGTGTATCGAGTAACTGCAGAGAATGGGCAAATGTTTGCTTTGAAGCGCGTGGCTTTGGAAAATGCCGATGAAATGACTATCAAGGGATACAAGGGTGAAATTGATCTCCTCGGGAGGCTCGAGGGAGTAGATCGGGTTATTAACCTCTTCGCCTACGAGATGAACTTGGAGAAGCAGGTACTCAGCTTGGTGAGTAATTCCTATCATTGCTATATTATAACACATGTGGATTTACTAACGCATTGGCACTCATGTAGGTTATGGAAATGGGAGAGCGAGACTTGAACGCTCTCTTGGCAAGTCGTCAGAACCCTGAAGCTTCCAGATTTGACCCCGTATTCGTGCGGTTTTACTGGAAAGAGATGCTGGAGTGCCTGCACGCCGTTCATCAATATGACATTGTTCACTCAGATCTGAAGCCCGCCAATTTTGTCCTTGTCAAAGGCAGGCTCAAGCTTATCGATTtcggcatcgccaatgcCATTCAGACCGACGAGACAGTCAATGTCCATCGCGAAACTCAGATAGGCACACCCAATTACATGTCTCCCGAGTCACTGCTAGACTCCAACAACCCGCGCGGAGGTCGCTTCCCTGGTCGCCCTAAGCTCATGAAGCTTGGCAAGCCCAGCGATGTGTGGTCTCTGGGCTGCATCCTCTACCAGATGGTCTATGGTTTACCACCCTTTGGCCATATTGCCAACCAGATGGCGAGATGTCAGGCCATCATTAACTGGGATCACCACGTCGAATTTCCCTCTCGTGGCATGGGCGGCGCCCCCCGTTCCCCCTTCGCTGATTAGAACTCTGAAGCGTTGCCTCAACCGAGACCAGCATATGCGCCCGACATGCGAAGAACTCCTTCACGACACTGACCCATTCCTGTATCCTGCAGAACTTAGCGACAAGGCTCTCCCCATCGACGAAGAGCTGCTAGGAAGAATCATTCAGAGCGTTGTCACGAGATGCCGAGAACGCATGCCTACAGAGTCAGAAGGGGCAAGCGTCTGGCCACAAGCATATTGGAGCAGTCTAAGAAAAGCAGTAGGGAATAGGCCTcattaatattaataatctGGATCAGAGCGCCAATGACAAGGATACGAGCAGCTACGAACAAGAAGATCAAAGTCTATGAACTTTTAGGTCATCCTTATTTCAGGAAAAAACTTATGACAAGGGGAAGGAAAGGTGTCGGCCAAGTTCAAAAGGAACACATTTTCTATTACGACGTTCACGATGGCATCACCagcttggtgttgaggagttttacatctttttttgcaactcttttgtctttctttctttggtgTACATACACGCTACTTTGAACTAGAGCGGGCTTTTTATTATGAATTGGATGGGCTTGGATGACAGAAGGCTCTGCCTGTATAGAGTACTTTGTATTGGAGACGCTGCTTTGCGATATGGCGTGGAATTGAATGTCACATATCATGACTGTTTtggctttttatttttggtaCCTGGTTCTTGATTGGTATTGTGTTGTAATATTttgtttccttctctcttatCTTTGCGCCCTCTTGTTATTGTACAGCCAGCAATATCCATATATGCTGAACGCTAGATGATACACATTTGCCTTGCAACGTCGTGACATCGTTTATCAAATTTCCACATcaatcttttcctctttgccaCTTTTTCACCCAATTCACAccattatttttttctctcgcgagctcatcaacaatctTCATGATGAAGCGTCTTCAACCTCTTCCACATTCTTAATGTTCAGCTCTGAGATCCGCAGGATGGTATATCGATGTTTGCTCTTGGCCTGGCGCtttctcctctgcctcctcttcgtcttgaCCTTGATTCGCAGCGGCTCTGACTCTGTACCCAAGACCGTAGCACGGCACTCAAACGCCCTCTCGTCGATGTGGGGTGCACCCTTCATGGTATAATCTCTGCTGCCGATGACACTAGCCCGGTTCAGGCGGAGGACATCCCCAGGAACGACGCCGGGCATCTTGAACGGCAGGCGAATCTGGTCGCCCTCTTGGACAAGGTAGGGGAAGCCATGGATGTGGACAGTGATGTAGTGGCCTGGCTGAGCGGCGAGGAGGGGCAGAAGAGTCTTGACAGAGTCGTCAATTGGCTTGGGAGGCTCGGCGGGGTGGCTCTTCTTGAAGGCCAAGGGACGGACTTGGTCTTCGGTAGGATTTGGGGCATTGTTGACGTGCGGCTGGGCAACGGGCTCGACGATTGGCGCAGTGGTGTTGAAGCTTCGAGGCAGCATGTGACGGATTGGCTGTGCGAATAGAGGGGCGAGGCGAGAGCTCGGGGCCCTAAGCTCCAGCACGGAGCGAAGGAGTGCTCTGCTCATTGTTTTTGCTTTGAGCGACCGGCTGGAAGACGTTCCCTTTGTTTTTCGGTCCCTCTGCAGCTTTTACAGCCTTTCCCCGGTCTGGTGTTTTCAATCGCACGATTGGATACGAAGCTTTGCGCTTTGCGACTTTCTGCGGCCGGCCCGGATTAGTGTGGCGCCGGGGCCCGATGAAATCTTGGCGCcaacattttttttcctcttttcgaGCTGGGAATTTTGCACCGTACCTGGCTCTTAGTCTCCACTACTGCATAGAAGCAAAGTCCAGGACAAAGGACAAACAACACCGCCAACATGGTATGTTTTGAGAGCAGAAGACAGTTATAGAATGACGATAGAAATGGCAATTCTAACTCCCTGCAGCCTCAGAACGAGTATATGGAGAGATGGCGCAAGCTGCACGGCCGCCGTCTCGACCACGAAGAGCGAACCCGAAAGCGCATCGCCCGTGAAGGCCACAAGGCCTCGCAAGACGCCCAGAACCTGCGCggcctcaaggccaagctgTACCAGAAGAAGCGCCACAATGAAAAGAtccagatgaagaaggccatcaaggcccaCGAGGAGCGCAACGTCAAGACCGCGGACGAGAAGGAGCCCACGCAGCCTCTGCCCTCGTACCTGCTCGACCGATCGAACCCGTCCACGGCAAAGGCcctcagcagcgccatcaagaacaagcGTGCggagaaggctgccaagTTTAGCGTGCCGCTGCCCAAGGTGCGAGGCATcagcgaggaggagatgttCAAGGTTGTCAAGACAGGCAAGAAGACGCACAAGAGGGCGTGGAAGCGTGTCATTACGAAGCCTACCTTTGTTGGGCCCGACTTCACCAGACGGAATCCCAAGTACGAGCGCTTCATTCGCCCCATGGGTCTGCGTTACAAGAAGGCCAATGTTACACACCCGGAGCTTGGCGTTACTGTGCAGCTGCCCATTATCAGCGTTAAGAAGAACCCGCAGAACCCGCTGTACACTCAGCTGGGTGTTTTGACCAAGGGTACCATTCTCGAAGTCAATGTTAGCGAGTTGGGTCTGGTTACTGCTGGAGGAAAGGTTGTCTGGGGCCGATACGCTCAGGTGACAAACAACCCTGAGAACGAGGGATGCATCAACAGTGTGCTGCTGGTCTAAGTCATTGGGAAATCGTGTGGTTTCAGTATTGTTTGTTGAGAGCCACGGCTGTCAAGTGCATGTATTGGCGTTTTGGCGTTGGGTACTACCTTGGGAGGTATGGGTGCTTGATGTaggaggaaagagaaaaaaagacatatAAAAGAAGCAAGGGCTAGATGAGATCTATTAGGGAGATGTTAGACTTCCGAGGATATCAGggtcctcgtcctcgatgCTCAAAGAAATCAAGGTCTACGAGTAATacaagaaagatgaaagatgttTGTCAATCTAATATTGTAATATCCCTCTATAAAATCCATATGCTTCGATGCATAAAAGGAATACCAATGTATTCAACCACGTCCAATCTTCTATATCTTGTATTTAGAGCTTAATAATGGTCTGCTATTAAGCATATGTCGAATTCAGCGATTTATCAAAGTCTGCTAGCTCTATCAGTCCCTCTATCGCCTCTATCAACGCCTCCAtcgcaattttttttttttagcacCAACAGCCACCGACCGCCAGACTAGCAAAACTCGGTCGTCCAAAAGTGGATAGCGGGGACCCTGCCAAAGGCGGTGACAAGGATAATTTAATTTTCTGCCCAACCAAGCCTGcctttcttgtctttgttttgCCGCCGCAACGATTCAAGTCTTTCCAGCCGCAGGCCAAAAGAGCATAAACCAGAACAGAGAAAAAAGGcgtcttgtttttttttcttcttccctttgcaAAACGAATTTTTCTCTGCATCGATTTGTGCCGCCTCGAAGAAAGGATCGATAAtagacttttctttttttgttgaatAGACGAGCcgggtttctttttctttttcatttcccCTCCATTTCTAATTCGAAAATGTCTGGCGATAAGATGGAAGTTGAGCTCGCTGagcagaagctcaagactATGGAGCACAGCGAGCAGCATTACTTTAAGAGGTACGTTTTTCCAATCAGCTGAGAGTGGTTCCCTGCAAAAGGAAAGCCTTGCGCGGAGACTTTTGAAGGCGACTATTACGGCtttgaagacggcgacgcTGACTTATGCTTGCGTCCAGTTAC encodes:
- a CDS encoding uncharacterized protein (EggNog:ENOG41), yielding MPRPTLPPTPGSSSDIRGKDGIQQLSSLQLAFELPPPAIHDADASRISPVDSKRSPTSLGLDTATSPKTRYPMQAAETVKSRRRSSAATNKEAKETTFALPPPPTRSRKIIQMKPRSQESSGSSASTKETAKAGGKAAASSAKNSAPGSESGAGAGSASARSESKKKQPSATSAAGRKIARKTAHSLIERRRRSKMNEEFALLKSMIPACTGEMHKLAILQVRYSHARPPIYIGSPQNLPTNSESYDTQRNWVHPTDKLSGFDRVCPLPRGLRRQVKGPARTVSAEPARGFT
- a CDS encoding mitochondrial 54S ribosomal protein bL21m, translated to MSRALLRSVLELRAPSSRLAPLFAQPIRHMLPRSFNTTAPIVEPVAQPHVNNAPNPTEDQVRPLAFKKSHPAEPPKPIDDSVKTLLPLLAAQPGHYITVHIHGFPYLVQEGDQIRLPFKMPGVVPGDVLRLNRASVIGSRDYTMKGAPHIDERAFECRATVLGTESEPLRIKVKTKRRQRRKRQAKSKHRYTILRISELNIKNVEEVEDASS
- a CDS encoding uncharacterized protein (EggNog:ENOG41), with the protein product MTDSEAPSPIFAPQRPSVSPALYAQDSRHRQHSYSSVSTDQRHYSYSGSTTTSPAFGPQTFVNNNIASYTHSSTSASGSTLTSPALLPQSDLDQEATAALLMLNSDRRGTTSSNNNGRALSVRDLLSS
- a CDS encoding uncharacterized protein (EggNog:ENOG41~SECRETED:SignalP(1-30)~TransMembrane:7 (n13-24c30/31o103-124i145-164o176-195i207-225o237-254i266-286o298-317i)), translated to MAALRGGRPSSRAISLILLLVAFFAGVSLASVGDQLEDFKRCLDVCKIENCGPGKAETPIPLSRRLLLWDCPAECDYTCQHIITTSRVASDLNVVQFHGKWPFYRFIGMQEPFSVLFSLGNFWAHWQGLKKIRDQIPAHYSMRPYYEVFSYFGLAAWTFSSIFHTRDFAATEQLDYFAAGASVLYGTYYTVVRIFRLDRKTPRRRSVLRVWTLLCVLLYACHVGYLKLFRWDYTYNMAANVVVGIIHNALWSWFSFHRYRKLGRTWAMWPSIAVAWVMFSMSMELFDFPPWLGCIDAHSLWHLMTIGPTVLWYNFLVKDANDDLAGSERLKA
- a CDS encoding uncharacterized protein (SECRETED:SignalP(1-22)); amino-acid sequence: MAHACVSFRIVYLLCLFAKSLTEQGFDDICTDQQTLSVAIHFFPIASPGFEQPTLDELACPVAKKLVLSKGPLFRLHRQVPSLYVNGRVVGSRHSVPAFALEKTREISKRVLEICVGFQLY
- a CDS encoding uncharacterized protein (BUSCO:EOG092D0JYR), which gives rise to MATAASPTPMAAGPVRRVSQRQQALRQPPLRSAMTRSESQQAQAMQSQSNANQYNDDSSEDEIPVPMKLSALTKALLNDGRSEAAAQAMERPPSPPRTRRRTSQLGASISSTSERGRHRASIGGQAPEGKTSRTSSPAREHGTSPVQRKRVVRLSNTPQTLSQIQPSKRRSSSFSRSTQRHQQASRPASRDKSSDEKPEPPADINTPANGNRVVRISTNSSGSRSKPGSAGVSSGRSFDRSAVDRSAIEVDDYEHYDVPETVARNTAASAAYGSVSRLASAKGRLDDNGNPQSSMRIKRAGKIAGTFLSGPARRGRRRQSEEDAEGEGEMDQYNPHQEQDQDQDQPMEDVPEVNYYPDGNRDFNSGSPVSASASARALHRRHYSSMESRPGSGRPSPRGFDPEPEPQRYPPLEREREDAEEEEIPYRKSVLYHNIPSNIPSTSEKENDIRSAYKRSKSSFDDPMDKAPARPMSIDPVFARPASPERKPLAPVANNTPQRPAPPPPPKMSVMEAATSATGAAATSTSTKQRRNVLRVNGKTYTRLDCLGRGGSAKVYRVTAENGQMFALKRVALENADEMTIKGYKGEIDLLGRLEGVDRVINLFAYEMNLEKQVLSLVMEMGERDLNALLASRQNPEASRFDPVFVRFYWKEMLECLHAVHQYDIVHSDLKPANFVLVKGRLKLIDFGIANAIQTDETVNVHRETQIGTPNYMSPESLLDSNNPRGGRFPGRPKLMKLGKPSDVWSLGCILYQMVYGLPPFGHIANQMARCQAIINWDHHVEFPSRGMGGAPRSPFAD